AATATATTTTTTAAGGAGAGATTAAAAGACGCTTTAGGATTAGGTCTGTAAAATGCCATTGGCTAGCATTTTTATGATACAATTTTAAGAGAAATTAGGTGTTGACACAGAATTTATTACACTCCCGTAAAAGAGATAGTATCTCTTTTACTTAATACAATGTCCAACAAATTTACTCATATTATCCATTATCTCTGAGCCTTTTCTAAAGCTCACTCCACAAGCTTCATAAGCGAAGAAAACTCCTGCCTGATATTTGGAACCATTTTCATCTTTGTTAAAATCAACATACTCCTGATAAACTTTTTTGTAGTTGTCGTACGGGCCGTTTATTTGTTCTAGTATAGCTCCATCAGAAGAAACTATCTTTATATTTGCTCCCTCTCTGCCAAAAACAGTTTTTGCTACATGTAGAGTATTTTTTAGTGGTTCAAAAGAAGTTTTTAACAGATATGGAGAGTCAGGGAACAGGTCATACAATATTTTCAACATACCTTTTGACTGAAAGAGCAGGGTATATGCAGGGTTTAATATAATCGCCTTTTGATTTTGCATTATATCTGTTAAAATAGTTGCAAGCTCCGGTTCATCATGTGCTATATCTTCCCAAGGGTAGAGTTTAAACCAATACTCGTATTGATTGTCATCTGCATCGAATATCCCGTCTTTATCAAATCTAACATTACTTAGATACTCAAAACCAGTGTTGAATCCTGCATCAGTTGCAATCTGTTGAAGTAGCCTTGTTGTAGCCTCTTCTTCATCATTACCCTCAACGCTTGAGAAAAGAACTTTCCACCCATCATATCTCTCATCAAAATTTTCAATATCATCAAAAAGAGTAACCAATCTTTTAAAGTTATCTTTTATTGCATCATAAACATTGTTAAACTGCTTATCTTCATCCATATTGTTTTGTTTTAGCAGTGCCCATTGAAGCAGGGCAGTCTCAAAAAGTGATGTTGGAGTATCTGCATTAAACTCTATAAGCTTGATTGGTTTGCTATCCAATCCACCTGCCAAATCAAATCTACCGTAAATATGCCAGTGAACATCATTTTCCCAACTCTTTTTTATTGCATCTATTAGATTAAAAGGGATTCCAAGCTCAAAAAAAAGTTTATTCTCTATGACATGCTCTGCCGCTTCAACATACATGTCATATATCTCATTTGCGGCTTCATAATAGGCGTCTGCTTCGTTTTGTGAAATTACAACCAACTCATTATTTACATATTTACTACCATCTTTGTCAGTGTGCCAGCTAAACCCAATCTCTTCTAATGTTTTATCTTCTAGCGGATTTATTTTTTGTATCTTAATCACTATCAGCCACCATAACTTGTACTGCTATAAGATGAAGTTCTACTAGAACCGCCAAAAAAGCTTTTTTTAGCTGATGTTCCTGCCCTTGATGCTTGTCCGGCTGCAGAACGGCTATAGGCACTTTTATTGACTGAACTTGAGCGATTGGCAAAGTTTTTGTTGTTCATTAGAGCATTCCCAATCATGTTTCCCATCAGTGAGCCCGCAGCAACAGCCAAGATAGTTCCAGCCAAGCCCATCCCCGCACTTCCATTATTGCCAGAAACAGTCTCAGATGTTCCATCTTGAACTTTTTTATACTCTTGCTCTGCTAATGCTTTCATTTCTGCTTCATTCATAAAACGCTCAACTGTATTGCCGTTTTCATCTTTCTCACGAATAATTGCTCTATTTGGCCCCTCTGTCGGCATCTCCTCAACAACAATATATTTGCCATTAGTTTGTTGTTCTATAACCAAATAGCGGTTTTGTTGCTTCTGCTGAGGAGCTTCACAGCCACTCAGAATGCTCATCATAATTATGCCGGCACTACCGAGTGCAACGCCTCTTGAAATAGTGGAGATATGTTTATTGCTAGACATTTTGTGTCTCTGTGTATTGAGCTTTGCTTGTTCTCATTTAATTAAATCCTTTTTATTTAATAGTATTGTTTTTTTAAGTTCATGATCATAAAATGTTATTTCAGTTCTTCCCTCGTAGTAAATATCACCGTAAAATGTGAATTTTTTATCTTTAAGAGTTGAGTTCTTTTTCATAAACAAAGCCTCACCAAGAGCATAGCCTACGGGTTCAAAAAGTGTTAATAGGGAAAGAACAAATAAAGAGCCTAGAACAGCTACACTTATTTTATTGTTGTTTACATATATGACAATAAAACCTGTAATGACAGATAAAATTAGAAAAATATATATATTTTGATTGTCGGCAAATAAAATATTGTAATATAAATCAATCTCATAAAAATCTATATAATTAAGTTTGATACCCAAAAATATAAAAAAGTCTAAAAAGAACGTGAAAAACATACCTGTTAAAAGTGCTTGTATAACCTTACTCATCTCATCCGCCTCATCTTGAATTTGTTTATTTTAATAAGAGTTGATGAACTGTTCTCGTTTAGACCACCCCTATCCTCTATTATTATATCAGCTTTTGATTCACAAAAAACTCTGTCAAATTTTTTTTGGGACTCGTTTGCGGAAGTTGAATAGTTCCACGATAAATCTCTTAGTATTTGTGAGTTTAATTGAGAAGCGGCAACTCTGAATGCCCTGTTTTTGACTATAAAGGTTGTTTTTTTTGAACGGCGAACAAGATTTTTTTTATTCTGAGGAACTCTGTTTTTATTTAGCAAAAAATTGTAAAAATCTTTGTAAACTTTAATAAAAGGTTTTGCAGTTGGGCGAGACTTTATCTCATAAAGTTTGTCTGAATCTTGAGACAGAAAACCGACGGTTGTGTCGGTTTGTGCTAGAATAACAGGCACTGCTAAGCTAGAAAATCTTGCAGTGCTTTCGCATTTGACCATGAGTCGTCTTTCATCTCGTCGAGTGCTAAAATCAATGCTCTTGCAGCACTTAAAGTTGTAAAATAAGGGATATTTCTTTTAAGTACCTCTTGGCGGATAACTACTGCATCTTTTTTAGAAGTGTTGTTATCTGAAGTATTTATAGCCATTTGAATTGCATCGTTTTTCATGCTGTCTTCAATGTTTGGACGACCTTCAGAAATCTTGAGAACAACTTCGCATGGGACTCCTGACTCTTCAATAATTGCTTGAGTCCCTTTTGTCGCAACAAGTTTAAACCCATGTTTGTGCAAGCCGACCGCTATCTCAGGTGCATGCATTTTGTCTGTATCAACAAAAGAGAGAAAGCATGTTCCGCTTGTAGGTATTTTGTTTCCTGCAGATAGTTGAGCTTTTGCAAAACTAATTCCAAAACTAGAACTTATTCCCATAACTTCGCCTGTTGATTTCATCTCAGGACTAAGGACTAAGTCTGCCCCATAAAGTTTATGGAAAGGAAAAACAGCCTCTTTAACAGAGATATGGTTTTTTAATTTTGGTTTTAAGAGACCGTTTACTTCTTGAACAACATCATATTTATCATAATACTCTAGTGCACTTCTAAGAGTTTCTCCAACCATTACGCGTGTTGCAACTTTTGCCAACGGCATTCCCGTCGCTTTTGAAACAAAAGGGACGGTTCTTGAAGCTCTAGGATTTACCTCTATAAGGTAAATATCATCTTTGTAGATTGCATACTGAACATTCATAAGACCAACAACACCAAGACCAAGAGCAATAGTTTTTGTCTGCTGTTCAACTTTTTCAATCATCTCAAGGGATAGATTTACCGGTGGAAGTGAGCAGGCACTGTCTCCAGAGTGAATTCCAGCCTCTTCTATATGTTGCATAACTGAACCTATGTAAACATCAGTTCCGTCACAGATAGCATCAACATCAAGTTCTATAGCTTGGTCTAAAAATTTATCGATAAGAACAGGCGCATTGTTTGATACAGAGACTGCCAAATCCATATACTGTTTAAGTTCATCCTCGCTGTAAACAATTCTCATACCGCGACCGCCAAGAACAAAAGATGGACGGACTAGAACAGGGTAGCCAAGTCTTTGTGCTATAACATAAGACTCCTCTTTGGTTCTAGCTAACCCGTTCTCCGGCTGTTTAAGCCCATGTTTGATTACAAAGTTAGAAAATTGCTCTCTGTCTTCCGCCAAGTCAATTACTGCAGAAGGGGTTCCTGCAATATTAGCACCTATTTTTGTCAGTGCATCTGCAAGTTTAAGTGGCGTCTGCCCGCCAAAGTGGACTATAATTCCATCTGGTTTTTCATTTTCAACAACTGCTCTTACATGTTCAAAATCTATTGGTTCAAAGTAGAGTACATCTGAAGTATCATAATCAGTTGAGACAGTTTCAGGATTACAGTTGTACATAATACACTCAATATCCATCTCTTTAAGTGCGAAAGCTGCATGAACACAACAGTAGTCAAACTCAATACCTTGACCGATTCTGTTTGGACCACCGCCTAAAATAAGAACCTTTTTCTTATCACTTACTCTGTTTTTTACATTTGGGAGTTTTGTGATATTTGTAGTTGAGTATAGATATGGAGTAAGTGCTTCAAACTCAGCAGCACATGTATCAACTTCGTTATATTCAAAGTTTACATGTAGAGTTTTTCTTGCATTGTAAACATCATCTTCACTAACGTTTTGGTTTGAGTTCTTAGCTATAAGTTGTGATATTCTTTTATCTGAAAAACCGTCGACCTTCATGCTTCTCATAAATTCCGCATCAAATAAAATTTTATCTGTGATGGTACTCTCAGCTTTTATCATCTCTTCTAATTGGTATAAGAACCATGGATCTATCTGACATGTGTCAAACATCTCCTCAACGCTCATCCCGCGACGAAAACCCTCGGCAACATATAGGATTCTATCTGCATTTGGACGACGGATTTCATGTTTAACAAAATCAAAATCAGCATCAATCTCATTGAAGCCACATAAATCTGTCTCAAGTGAACAGAGAGCTTTTTGAATTGACTCTTTGAAAGTACGTCCAATTGCCATAACTTCACCAACAGACTTCATGCTTGTGCTAAGTGTATTTTCTGCTTCAGGAAATTTTTCAAATGTAAAACGTGGAATCTTTGTAACAACATAATCAATTACTGGCTCAAATGATGCCGGAGTTCCTGTAATATCGTTAGTAATCTCATCAAGAGTAAAACCGACAGCCAAGAGAGTAGCTACTTTTGCAATAGGGTAACCGGTCGCCTTAGAGGCAAGAGCAGATGAGCGAGAAACACGAGGGTTCATCTCAATTACAATCATTCTCCCTGTCTTAGGGTCAATTGAGAATTGAACATTACTTCCGCCGGTATCAACACCAACTTCTCTTAAGATATCAAAAGATGCATTACGCATTCTTTGGTACTCTTTGTCCGTTAATGTAAGTGCAGGAGCTACTGTAATACTGTCACCTGTGTGAACACCCATAGGGTCAAAGTTTTCAATAGCACATACAATAATACAGTTGTCCGCTTTATCGCGGATAACCTCCATCTCGTACTCTTTCCAGCCAAGAAGAGACTCTTCAATCAGGATTTCTGTAACTGGTGACTCATCTAGACCGCGAGCTGCAAGTTTTTTGAACTCATCCATGTTGTAAGCAACACCACTTCCTCCACCGGCTAAAGTAAATGAAGCACGGATTATAATAGGAAAACCAATTGTATCGGCAGCTTTAAGTGCATCGTCCATATTGTATGCATACATTGAAAATGGTAAATCCATTCCAATTTTAATCATCGCATCTTTAAATGCCAAGCGGTCTTCGCCCTTATGTATAGCTTCAGGTGTTGCACCTAAAAACTCTATTCCATCTAGCATCCCTTTTTCATACATGCTAGTAGCTACATTTAGTGCAGTCTGTCCACCCATTGTCGGAAGAATAGCATCTACTTTTTCATCTCTGATAATTTTAGCAATTACATCTTCTTTGATTGGTTCAATGTAGGTTCTGTCAGCAAACTCAGGATCTGTCATAATAGTGGCAGGATTAGAGTTTATGAGGACTACGCGGTAACCAAGCTCTTTTAGAGTTTTAACAGCCTGAGTTCCTGAGTAGTCAAATTCACAAGCTTGACCAATGATGATTGGACCAGAGCCAATAAGTAAAATAGTTTTTATATCTGTGCGTTTTGGCATTTTTTACCCTTAATATTTGTGCATGAAAAATTTGCATATTATAGGTAAAAAGCACTTAAGATTTGATGAGTTATTTGACTTTTTTTATCATGTGGAAATAGTTTGGATCATTAGCTTTATAGTAAGGCTCAATTACGGCATTTTGATAGCCCTGTGATTTTGTTACAGACAATACTGTCCCGACTTTTAACCCCTTGAAAAAAATCTCATCAAGTCCAGAGGTCACAACTTCGTCACCCTCTTTTACAGAAAACCAGGCCGGAATAAATCTTACTACTAAGTTTTCTCCACTATTGCCATGTGCGATGCCTGGTGCTTTTTCTTCACCGACATAAACCGCATAGGAGCTTTTAATATCTCTGTTTAAAAGACCAAGTGCCCTGTTGTCCTGTGAGACAACTATCCCTGCGACAAGTTCTTTATATGTAAGTCCGTATATTTTAGAGGAGTTGTAATCAGGTATCTCTAGCCAGACTCTATTTAGATCTGCAAATTTTTGATATGAAATTGTTCTTACAAGTTGCACACTTGGGTCTGTTTTTAGTTTAGAATTATTTAGGGCAAAAAGATCATTTACCTCGGATGCGAGTTGCTGCATAACCAGATGATTATTTTCGTATTTATGAAGTTTCTCTTCTAATAAAGATATCTGTTGAGCTTGAAAAAAATGTTGTACTATCAATTTTTCTACAGACTCTATGCTGTTGTGGTAGCTAGATTTAATAATGTTTAAGGCTGAAATAAATGGCGCTTGAATAATATTTGTATAATATAGTGCACCCATTAGGAGTGCAATAAAGATCAATAAAAAGCTAAAAAGCCCCTTATTCATTGTCGAAAAGTTCTTGCAGTAAATCTATCTCTTCAAGAGCGCGCCCCGTTCCTCTAGCTACTGCTAAAAGTGGCTCATCTGCAACATATACAGGTATTCTGATTATATCTGATAAGAATTTATCAAGTTGACGAATAAGTGCGCCGCCACCAGTTAAAATGATTCCATTGCTTACAATGTCTCCTGCTAAATCAGGCGGCATTTGCTCTAAAACGTCGCGAAGAGCCTCTCCAATCTCTTTAAGAGGCTCTCTCATAGCTTCTCTTGCATCTTCGCTTGTAAGTTCAACTGAACTTAAAAGACCCTCAACCTGATCACGACCAGTAACAGTCATTTTTAAATCTGTATCTAAAGCTACAGCAGTTCCTATAGCGATTTTAATCTCTTCAGCAGCTCTTTCACCAATTAAAAGATTATACTTTTTTCTAACATAGTTTACTATAGCCTGATCTATTTTATCACCGGCTGTGCGGATTGATTTTGAGAGAACAAGCCCACCAAGGGAAACAACACCTATCTCTGTTGTCCCTCCACCGATATCTACTACCAAGTTACCTTTTGGCTCTCTAATCTCTATCCCTGCACCAATTGCTGCTGCCATAGGCTCTTCAATAAGAAATACCTGTCTTGCACCTGCGCTTAAAGCAGATTCACGAACAGCTTTTCTTTCAACTTGAGTTAGTCCGTAAGGA
The sequence above is drawn from the Candidatus Sulfurimonas baltica genome and encodes:
- a CDS encoding glutathionylspermidine synthase family protein yields the protein MIKIQKINPLEDKTLEEIGFSWHTDKDGSKYVNNELVVISQNEADAYYEAANEIYDMYVEAAEHVIENKLFFELGIPFNLIDAIKKSWENDVHWHIYGRFDLAGGLDSKPIKLIEFNADTPTSLFETALLQWALLKQNNMDEDKQFNNVYDAIKDNFKRLVTLFDDIENFDERYDGWKVLFSSVEGNDEEEATTRLLQQIATDAGFNTGFEYLSNVRFDKDGIFDADDNQYEYWFKLYPWEDIAHDEPELATILTDIMQNQKAIILNPAYTLLFQSKGMLKILYDLFPDSPYLLKTSFEPLKNTLHVAKTVFGREGANIKIVSSDGAILEQINGPYDNYKKVYQEYVDFNKDENGSKYQAGVFFAYEACGVSFRKGSEIMDNMSKFVGHCIK
- a CDS encoding rod shape-determining protein; the protein is MIFNKLIGLFSNDLSIDLGTANTIVIAKGRGIIINEPSVVAVKTEKYGHQRVLAVGQEAKNMVGKTPGNIKAIRPMRDGVIADFDMTEKMIRKFIEKAHGRTSLISPRIIICVPYGLTQVERKAVRESALSAGARQVFLIEEPMAAAIGAGIEIREPKGNLVVDIGGGTTEIGVVSLGGLVLSKSIRTAGDKIDQAIVNYVRKKYNLLIGERAAEEIKIAIGTAVALDTDLKMTVTGRDQVEGLLSSVELTSEDAREAMREPLKEIGEALRDVLEQMPPDLAGDIVSNGIILTGGGALIRQLDKFLSDIIRIPVYVADEPLLAVARGTGRALEEIDLLQELFDNE
- the mreC gene encoding rod shape-determining protein MreC yields the protein MNKGLFSFLLIFIALLMGALYYTNIIQAPFISALNIIKSSYHNSIESVEKLIVQHFFQAQQISLLEEKLHKYENNHLVMQQLASEVNDLFALNNSKLKTDPSVQLVRTISYQKFADLNRVWLEIPDYNSSKIYGLTYKELVAGIVVSQDNRALGLLNRDIKSSYAVYVGEEKAPGIAHGNSGENLVVRFIPAWFSVKEGDEVVTSGLDEIFFKGLKVGTVLSVTKSQGYQNAVIEPYYKANDPNYFHMIKKVK
- the carB gene encoding carbamoyl-phosphate synthase large subunit, yielding MPKRTDIKTILLIGSGPIIIGQACEFDYSGTQAVKTLKELGYRVVLINSNPATIMTDPEFADRTYIEPIKEDVIAKIIRDEKVDAILPTMGGQTALNVATSMYEKGMLDGIEFLGATPEAIHKGEDRLAFKDAMIKIGMDLPFSMYAYNMDDALKAADTIGFPIIIRASFTLAGGGSGVAYNMDEFKKLAARGLDESPVTEILIEESLLGWKEYEMEVIRDKADNCIIVCAIENFDPMGVHTGDSITVAPALTLTDKEYQRMRNASFDILREVGVDTGGSNVQFSIDPKTGRMIVIEMNPRVSRSSALASKATGYPIAKVATLLAVGFTLDEITNDITGTPASFEPVIDYVVTKIPRFTFEKFPEAENTLSTSMKSVGEVMAIGRTFKESIQKALCSLETDLCGFNEIDADFDFVKHEIRRPNADRILYVAEGFRRGMSVEEMFDTCQIDPWFLYQLEEMIKAESTITDKILFDAEFMRSMKVDGFSDKRISQLIAKNSNQNVSEDDVYNARKTLHVNFEYNEVDTCAAEFEALTPYLYSTTNITKLPNVKNRVSDKKKVLILGGGPNRIGQGIEFDYCCVHAAFALKEMDIECIMYNCNPETVSTDYDTSDVLYFEPIDFEHVRAVVENEKPDGIIVHFGGQTPLKLADALTKIGANIAGTPSAVIDLAEDREQFSNFVIKHGLKQPENGLARTKEESYVIAQRLGYPVLVRPSFVLGGRGMRIVYSEDELKQYMDLAVSVSNNAPVLIDKFLDQAIELDVDAICDGTDVYIGSVMQHIEEAGIHSGDSACSLPPVNLSLEMIEKVEQQTKTIALGLGVVGLMNVQYAIYKDDIYLIEVNPRASRTVPFVSKATGMPLAKVATRVMVGETLRSALEYYDKYDVVQEVNGLLKPKLKNHISVKEAVFPFHKLYGADLVLSPEMKSTGEVMGISSSFGISFAKAQLSAGNKIPTSGTCFLSFVDTDKMHAPEIAVGLHKHGFKLVATKGTQAIIEESGVPCEVVLKISEGRPNIEDSMKNDAIQMAINTSDNNTSKKDAVVIRQEVLKRNIPYFTTLSAARALILALDEMKDDSWSNAKALQDFLA